One window from the genome of Moritella sp. F3 encodes:
- a CDS encoding alanine--glyoxylate aminotransferase family protein, translating to MSITSFYPPQRTLMGPGPSDVYPNVLQALSRPTVGHLDPTFVQMMDEVKELLQYAFQTKNPCTMAVSAPGSAGMETCFVNLIEPGEKVIVCINGVFGGRMAENVTRSGGVLVKVEDEWGKPVDPQKLEAALKAHPDTKIVAFVHAETSTGALSDAKTLCALAKEHGCLSIVDAVTSLGGVPLYVDDWGIDAIYSGTQKCLSCVPGISPVSFSAAAVEKIKSRTVPVQSWFLDQTLVMSYWSGEGKRSYHHTAPVNTLYALHESLVQLQTEGLENAWARHAEQHLALRAGLEKLGIEFIVDESCRLPQLNTVVIPEGVDDAAVRNQLLQTYNLEIGAGLGAFAGKAWRIGLMGYAARPANVALCLRALEETLN from the coding sequence ATGAGCATTACCTCTTTTTATCCCCCGCAACGTACTTTGATGGGCCCAGGTCCTTCAGATGTTTACCCTAATGTACTACAGGCGTTAAGTCGCCCGACTGTTGGCCATCTTGACCCTACGTTTGTACAGATGATGGATGAAGTCAAAGAATTACTGCAATATGCGTTTCAAACTAAAAACCCTTGTACGATGGCTGTTTCTGCTCCAGGTTCTGCTGGTATGGAAACATGCTTTGTGAATTTAATTGAGCCTGGCGAGAAAGTGATAGTTTGTATCAATGGTGTGTTTGGCGGCCGTATGGCTGAAAATGTCACTCGCTCAGGTGGTGTGCTGGTTAAAGTGGAAGATGAATGGGGTAAACCTGTTGATCCACAAAAACTTGAAGCAGCACTAAAAGCGCACCCTGACACGAAAATTGTCGCTTTTGTTCATGCAGAAACATCTACTGGTGCATTGTCTGATGCAAAAACACTGTGCGCACTAGCAAAAGAGCATGGCTGTTTATCTATTGTAGATGCGGTGACGTCACTCGGTGGTGTGCCACTGTATGTTGATGACTGGGGCATTGATGCTATTTATTCAGGTACGCAGAAATGTTTATCGTGTGTACCTGGTATTTCACCTGTGAGCTTTAGCGCTGCAGCGGTTGAAAAAATTAAAAGCCGCACAGTGCCAGTACAAAGCTGGTTCTTGGACCAAACATTAGTCATGAGCTATTGGTCAGGTGAAGGTAAGCGCAGTTATCACCATACTGCACCAGTGAATACCCTGTATGCATTGCATGAATCTTTAGTGCAATTACAGACTGAAGGTTTAGAAAATGCATGGGCACGTCATGCTGAGCAACATTTAGCACTGCGTGCCGGCTTGGAAAAACTGGGCATTGAGTTTATCGTTGATGAATCATGTCGTTTACCACAGCTTAATACCGTTGTTATTCCTGAAGGTGTTGATGATGCGGCTGTACGTAATCAGTTATTGCAAACTTATAACCTTGAGATTGGTGCTGGTCTTGGCGCGTTTGCTGGTAAAGCATGGCGTATTGGTTTGATGGGTTATGCTGCACGTCCTGCTAACGTTGCGCTGTGTTTACGTGCGCTAGAAGAAACGTTGAATTAA
- a CDS encoding YhgN family NAAT transporter, translating into MEIISAAVMLFLIMDPLGNLPIFLSILKHIDKKRRRAVMIRELLIALFVMLLFLFLGEKILGFLSLKQEAVRIAGGIILFLIAIKMIFPSEGGLTGLAAGEEPFIVPMAIPLLAGPSILAALLLLAHQDPDKMFEWSAALIIAWGLSAFILMFYEGFNRILGEKGLAAVERLMGMLLVMISVQMLLDGIADYIATVS; encoded by the coding sequence ATGGAAATAATCTCGGCAGCGGTGATGCTTTTTTTGATCATGGATCCGCTAGGTAACTTACCTATATTTTTATCTATTTTAAAGCATATTGATAAAAAACGTCGACGTGCGGTGATGATCCGTGAGTTGCTAATCGCACTGTTTGTTATGCTGTTATTCTTATTTTTGGGTGAAAAGATCCTCGGTTTCTTAAGTTTAAAGCAAGAAGCTGTGCGGATCGCCGGTGGTATTATTTTATTCTTGATCGCAATTAAGATGATCTTTCCAAGTGAAGGAGGGCTAACTGGCCTGGCGGCAGGTGAAGAACCCTTCATTGTTCCAATGGCGATCCCTTTATTGGCCGGTCCTTCAATTCTCGCCGCACTATTACTATTAGCTCATCAAGATCCGGATAAAATGTTTGAATGGTCTGCTGCGTTAATTATTGCGTGGGGCTTGAGTGCGTTTATTTTAATGTTTTATGAAGGCTTTAACCGTATTCTTGGTGAAAAAGGTTTAGCGGCTGTAGAACGTCTGATGGGGATGTTGCTAGTGATGATATCTGTACAGATGTTACTTGACGGCATTGCTGATTATATTGCAACGGTAAGCTGA
- a CDS encoding DUF4202 domain-containing protein, with product MSEQRIQQAIELIDQINQCDPVIELVDGVAQPKEWLYGIRMSECLAEFMPEASTALQIAARAQHIKRWSIPRSDHPLGREGYYKWRQSLGRLHAEEAMKIAVQVGCAEDEIHAIGRMLRKEKIKRDPQVQALEDVICLVFLKYYFSAFAEKHTPEKLIVIVQKTWAKMSEKGHEAALKLPFTVDQQALLAKALS from the coding sequence ATGTCAGAGCAACGGATACAGCAAGCAATAGAATTAATCGATCAAATAAATCAGTGTGACCCAGTAATTGAACTCGTTGATGGTGTAGCCCAGCCAAAAGAATGGCTATATGGCATTCGTATGAGTGAGTGTCTGGCTGAATTTATGCCTGAAGCGTCAACAGCGCTGCAAATCGCCGCTCGTGCCCAGCATATTAAACGTTGGAGTATTCCACGTAGCGATCATCCTCTAGGCCGTGAAGGTTATTATAAATGGCGTCAGTCACTCGGTCGTTTACATGCCGAAGAAGCGATGAAGATTGCAGTACAAGTCGGTTGTGCAGAAGATGAAATACACGCGATTGGCCGGATGTTACGTAAAGAAAAAATTAAGCGTGACCCACAAGTTCAAGCACTTGAAGATGTCATTTGTTTGGTATTCTTAAAATATTATTTTAGCGCATTTGCAGAAAAGCATACGCCAGAAAAACTGATTGTGATCGTGCAAAAGACATGGGCGAAAATGTCAGAAAAAGGTCATGAGGCGGCACTAAAATTACCGTTTACAGTTGACCAGCAAGCTTTATTGGCTAAAGCCCTTAGTTAG